A stretch of the Prochlorococcus marinus str. MIT 0918 genome encodes the following:
- a CDS encoding photosystem II reaction center protein T: protein MEAFSYVLILTLAVVTLFFAVAFRDPPKFDKK, encoded by the coding sequence ATGGAAGCCTTCTCCTACGTCCTCATTCTCACTTTGGCAGTAGTGACATTATTCTTCGCAGTCGCATTCCGCGATCCCCCGAAGTTTGACAAAAAATAA
- a CDS encoding acyl-CoA thioesterase yields MDEKNEIKPWVLQKVVLPQHTDHAGVMWHGSYLMWLEEARVQALSKVGLSYGDLSLQGYEMPVVDLRVKYISPLLHGDNVLLKSWIYQGKGPRWRWETHLSKDSEKSAAIAVVDLVILRRDNSGDHLLRKGPNHISKALIALQAGSTF; encoded by the coding sequence ATGGATGAAAAAAATGAGATAAAACCTTGGGTGCTTCAAAAAGTTGTATTACCTCAGCACACAGACCATGCAGGAGTTATGTGGCATGGCTCATATTTGATGTGGCTTGAAGAGGCACGAGTTCAAGCTCTTTCTAAGGTTGGGTTAAGTTATGGGGATTTGTCCTTGCAAGGGTATGAAATGCCAGTAGTGGACTTAAGAGTTAAATATATTTCTCCACTTTTGCATGGTGATAATGTTCTACTTAAAAGTTGGATCTATCAAGGCAAAGGACCCCGATGGAGATGGGAAACTCATCTTTCCAAGGATTCTGAAAAATCTGCTGCGATAGCCGTTGTTGATCTTGTTATTCTTAGAAGAGATAATTCAGGTGATCATTTATTGAGAAAAGGACCAAATCATATTTCCAAAGCACTTATTGCTTTGCAGGCTGGGTCAACTTTTTAG
- the minC gene encoding septum site-determining protein MinC, with translation MTNSSSYQKIIFPTSSKLDWRLYLYTNLKTLESVYLEIDCNNCYLNCKDIMEIQMMCERKKIKIDSIKSTVIETIISSSSLGIKATLDLKVNKNNQPVNPEGNDFYTTNQEKTREVFFHQGTLRSGQSIEAINDLLVLGDINPGAIVTAGGDILIWGRLLGIAHAGKNGNINSTISALELRPVQLRIANTIARGPEEKPEEGLAEEASLEDGRIVIKPARTSLAKR, from the coding sequence ATGACGAATTCTTCTTCATATCAAAAAATAATTTTTCCAACCTCATCAAAACTAGATTGGCGCTTATATCTTTATACAAATTTAAAGACTCTTGAGTCAGTTTATTTAGAAATTGATTGCAATAATTGTTATTTAAATTGTAAAGATATAATGGAAATTCAAATGATGTGTGAAAGAAAAAAAATTAAAATTGATTCTATAAAGTCTACAGTGATTGAAACTATTATTAGTTCTTCCTCATTAGGAATAAAAGCAACCTTAGACCTTAAAGTTAATAAAAACAATCAACCTGTAAATCCAGAAGGAAATGATTTCTACACAACCAATCAAGAAAAGACTCGAGAAGTTTTTTTTCACCAAGGCACACTAAGGTCTGGCCAATCTATAGAAGCAATAAATGATCTTCTTGTACTTGGCGATATCAATCCAGGTGCAATCGTGACGGCTGGTGGAGATATCTTGATTTGGGGCAGGCTACTAGGGATAGCTCATGCAGGAAAAAATGGGAATATCAACTCCACAATTTCTGCATTAGAACTTCGTCCAGTTCAATTAAGAATTGCCAATACCATTGCTCGTGGGCCTGAGGAAAAGCCGGAAGAAGGTTTAGCTGAAGAAGCAAGCCTAGAAGATGGAAGAATTGTTATTAAACCAGCAAGAACCTCATTAGCAAAAAGATAA
- a CDS encoding 2Fe-2S iron-sulfur cluster-binding protein: MPFIRFVREERDVKCLKGANLREVALKEGLELYGFKGSIGNCGGCGQCITCFVAIEGGDKNSLSPLTEVEKIKLRNRPSNWRLACQCLVNSSLVVLTKPQAPPANCQNLVQEALSKVLPK, translated from the coding sequence ATGCCTTTTATTCGTTTTGTTAGAGAAGAAAGAGATGTTAAGTGTCTAAAAGGAGCAAATCTTCGCGAAGTTGCCTTAAAAGAGGGACTTGAACTTTATGGTTTTAAAGGGAGTATTGGAAATTGCGGAGGGTGTGGACAGTGTATTACCTGCTTTGTTGCTATTGAAGGTGGAGATAAAAACTCTCTTTCTCCTCTAACAGAGGTTGAAAAAATAAAACTTAGGAATAGGCCTTCTAATTGGCGATTGGCTTGTCAATGCCTTGTCAATTCTTCTTTGGTTGTTCTTACTAAGCCTCAAGCCCCTCCAGCTAATTGTCAAAATTTGGTTCAAGAAGCTTTATCTAAGGTTCTTCCAAAATGA
- a CDS encoding L-threonylcarbamoyladenylate synthase translates to MDKPFTQSNELLFFLEKGSAVVFPTDTLPALATLPKNASRLWEIKKRPLNKPLILMGASEEDLFEAVLPNALEDASRMSSIYWPGSLTMVLPSFGENLQQLNLSGSSIGMRIPACDLAIDFLKKSGPLATTSANFSGQCPSVEPLEVAKCFPELPFLGPIPWPSQSGEASTVIEWKSSGVWSLLRKGAVLPIELYQ, encoded by the coding sequence ATGGATAAACCTTTTACACAATCAAACGAATTACTTTTTTTTCTGGAAAAAGGTTCAGCTGTTGTTTTCCCCACTGACACATTGCCTGCGTTGGCAACTTTGCCTAAGAATGCTTCCAGATTATGGGAAATCAAAAAACGCCCTCTCAATAAGCCTTTAATTCTTATGGGGGCATCAGAAGAAGATTTATTTGAGGCTGTTTTGCCAAATGCATTAGAAGATGCCTCTCGAATGAGTTCGATTTATTGGCCAGGCTCTCTAACTATGGTTCTGCCTTCTTTTGGTGAAAATCTTCAACAACTTAATTTATCGGGCAGTTCTATAGGCATGAGAATTCCTGCATGCGATTTAGCAATAGACTTTCTAAAAAAAAGCGGACCTTTAGCTACCACAAGTGCAAATTTTTCAGGACAATGCCCTTCTGTTGAACCCTTAGAAGTTGCAAAGTGTTTTCCTGAATTACCTTTTTTAGGCCCTATCCCTTGGCCATCCCAGTCAGGAGAAGCCAGCACTGTTATTGAGTGGAAGTCATCAGGTGTTTGGAGTTTATTGAGAAAAGGTGCTGTCCTACCTATAGAGTTATATCAATAA
- the psbM gene encoding photosystem II reaction center protein PsbM, whose product METTNFGFIISLLFVGVPTIFLVGLYISTSDGEKSSFFSDSGKGKLGPKA is encoded by the coding sequence ATGGAAACCACAAATTTCGGTTTTATTATCAGCTTGCTTTTCGTTGGAGTTCCAACGATTTTCCTAGTAGGACTATATATCTCCACAAGTGACGGAGAAAAATCAAGCTTTTTCTCAGATTCAGGTAAAGGAAAGCTAGGACCTAAGGCTTAG
- a CDS encoding 30S ribosomal protein S1 yields MSENSSPPVPEVEIETTESDSSGAESKETNSSLPEKESSQEESFQAEEIPSADDPNSRVKKYDFDGAGFSLEEFDSLLGKYDYNFKPGDIVNGTVFALETKGAMIDIGAKTAAFMPMQEVSINRVEGLSDVLQPSEIRQFFIMSEENEDGQLSLSIRRIEYQRAWERVRQLQKEDATIYSEVFATNRGGALVRVEGLRGFIPGSHISTRKAKEELVAEYLPLKFLEVDEERNRLVLSHRRALVERKMNRLEVGEVVVGAVRGIKPYGAFIDIGGVSGLLHISEISHEHIETPHSVLNVNDQMKVMIIDLDAERGRISLSTKALEPEPGDMLTDPQKVFDKAEEMAAKYKEMLLEQAEEGDNPIASMEI; encoded by the coding sequence ATGTCTGAAAACTCTTCTCCACCTGTTCCAGAAGTAGAAATAGAAACCACTGAGAGCGACAGTTCAGGTGCAGAATCAAAAGAAACAAACTCTTCGCTTCCTGAAAAAGAATCTTCTCAAGAAGAATCTTTCCAAGCAGAAGAAATTCCTTCCGCAGATGATCCAAATAGCAGAGTCAAAAAATATGATTTTGATGGAGCTGGATTTTCCCTTGAAGAATTTGATTCATTATTAGGAAAATATGATTACAACTTCAAGCCAGGAGACATCGTTAATGGAACTGTCTTTGCATTAGAAACAAAAGGAGCAATGATTGATATAGGGGCAAAAACCGCTGCCTTTATGCCTATGCAAGAAGTTTCGATTAATCGTGTTGAAGGGCTCAGCGATGTATTACAACCATCTGAGATCAGACAGTTTTTTATAATGAGCGAAGAAAATGAAGATGGTCAGCTATCTTTATCTATTCGACGTATTGAATATCAAAGAGCATGGGAACGGGTAAGGCAACTTCAAAAAGAAGATGCAACAATTTACTCTGAAGTGTTTGCAACAAATAGAGGAGGTGCTCTTGTAAGAGTAGAAGGGTTACGAGGTTTTATTCCCGGGTCTCATATAAGTACAAGAAAAGCCAAAGAAGAACTTGTAGCTGAATATTTGCCTCTTAAATTTTTAGAAGTTGATGAAGAAAGAAACAGATTGGTTCTTAGCCATAGAAGAGCCTTAGTTGAAAGAAAGATGAACCGTTTAGAAGTAGGAGAGGTTGTAGTGGGAGCTGTACGTGGAATCAAGCCATATGGAGCATTTATAGATATAGGAGGAGTTAGCGGACTACTGCATATTTCAGAGATCAGCCATGAACATATTGAGACACCTCATTCTGTATTGAATGTAAATGATCAAATGAAAGTTATGATAATAGATCTAGATGCTGAAAGGGGTAGAATTTCGCTTTCAACAAAAGCATTAGAACCTGAACCAGGTGATATGCTGACTGATCCTCAAAAAGTATTTGATAAAGCAGAAGAGATGGCCGCAAAATATAAAGAAATGCTTCTCGAACAGGCAGAAGAAGGAGATAATCCTATTGCTTCAATGGAGATTTAA
- the nrdR gene encoding transcriptional regulator NrdR, with protein sequence MQCPSCQNTDSRVLESRSADAGKCVRRRRECLNCDFRFTTYERVETVPISVIKRSHAKEIFCRSKLLNGLTRACEKTAISSQKIELIVDEIETQLQQRNLKEISSSDLGEMILFQLKEINEVAYIRFASVYRQFNGINDFIDTLESFKPSKKFATIT encoded by the coding sequence ATGCAATGCCCCTCTTGCCAAAACACTGACAGCCGAGTCCTCGAATCACGTTCTGCAGATGCAGGGAAATGCGTTAGAAGACGAAGAGAATGTCTTAATTGTGATTTCCGTTTTACTACCTATGAAAGGGTAGAAACTGTTCCAATTAGTGTAATAAAACGAAGTCATGCAAAAGAAATATTTTGCAGAAGTAAGCTCCTTAATGGACTTACAAGAGCTTGCGAAAAAACGGCAATTAGCTCACAAAAAATTGAACTAATTGTAGATGAAATCGAAACTCAACTTCAACAGAGGAATTTAAAAGAGATAAGCAGTTCAGATTTAGGAGAAATGATACTTTTTCAATTAAAAGAGATTAATGAGGTTGCTTATATTCGTTTCGCTTCCGTATATCGTCAATTTAATGGGATTAATGATTTTATTGATACTTTGGAGAGTTTTAAACCTTCAAAGAAGTTTGCAACAATAACCTAA
- the psbB gene encoding photosystem II chlorophyll-binding protein CP47 — protein sequence MGLPWYRVHTVVINDPGRLLAVHLMHTALLAGWAGSMALYELAIFDPSDPVLNPMWRQGMYVMPFMARLGVTSSWNGWDLTGGVGSFDFDSLGFWGKALPYSTFEGVAAGHIIFSGLLMLAAIWHWTYWDLELWEDSRTGEPALDLPRIFGIHLLLAGLACFGFGVSLSSVGMWVSDPYGLSGHVEKVAPVWGAAGFNPFNEGGIVANHIGAGLIGIIGGVFHITNRPGERLYRNLRMGSLEGVLASALAAVLFVSFVVSGTMWYGSATTPIELFGPTRYQWDSNYFKTEINRRVEAAIADGASKEEAYSAIPEKLAFYDYVGNSPAKGGLFRAGALVNGDGVPTGWQGHVSFQDKEGNDLDVRRMPNFFENFPVILEDKDGNVRADIPFRRAEAKYSFEQTGITATVYGGELNGQTFSDPVVVKRLARKAQLGESFKFDRERYKSDGVFRSSPRAWFTYAHACFGLLYLFGHWWHAARTLYRDTFTGVDPDIGDQVEFGLFKKLGDESTRRVPGRA from the coding sequence ATGGGATTGCCCTGGTATCGGGTGCACACAGTCGTAATCAACGATCCTGGCCGACTTCTGGCCGTGCACCTCATGCACACAGCTTTGCTAGCCGGCTGGGCCGGCTCCATGGCCCTATATGAATTGGCCATATTTGATCCTAGCGATCCAGTCTTGAATCCTATGTGGCGCCAAGGCATGTATGTCATGCCATTTATGGCCCGCTTAGGCGTAACAAGTAGCTGGAATGGTTGGGACCTAACTGGTGGTGTCGGATCATTCGACTTCGATTCATTAGGGTTCTGGGGAAAAGCTCTTCCTTATTCAACTTTTGAAGGCGTCGCAGCAGGTCATATTATCTTCAGCGGTCTATTAATGCTGGCAGCCATCTGGCATTGGACTTACTGGGATCTGGAACTCTGGGAAGACTCCCGAACAGGAGAGCCAGCATTAGACCTTCCTAGAATTTTTGGTATACACCTTTTACTTGCAGGACTTGCTTGCTTCGGTTTTGGGGTATCACTATCTTCTGTAGGAATGTGGGTCTCTGACCCATATGGACTTTCTGGACATGTCGAGAAAGTTGCACCAGTTTGGGGAGCTGCCGGCTTCAACCCCTTTAATGAAGGGGGGATAGTCGCCAACCATATTGGTGCTGGTCTTATAGGAATAATTGGTGGTGTATTCCATATCACAAATAGACCTGGAGAAAGGCTATATAGAAACCTCAGGATGGGAAGTCTTGAAGGAGTTCTAGCTAGTGCTTTAGCAGCAGTTCTTTTTGTCTCTTTTGTAGTCTCTGGAACTATGTGGTATGGGTCAGCCACAACTCCAATTGAGTTGTTTGGACCAACCAGATACCAATGGGACTCAAATTATTTCAAAACTGAAATCAACAGAAGAGTTGAAGCTGCCATAGCTGATGGTGCTAGTAAAGAAGAAGCTTATTCAGCTATTCCTGAAAAACTAGCTTTCTATGACTATGTAGGGAATAGCCCTGCCAAAGGCGGTCTCTTCAGAGCAGGTGCATTGGTTAATGGTGATGGTGTTCCTACTGGCTGGCAAGGACATGTTTCCTTCCAAGATAAAGAAGGTAATGACCTTGATGTTAGAAGGATGCCAAACTTCTTCGAGAACTTCCCTGTAATTCTTGAAGACAAAGACGGTAATGTTCGCGCTGACATTCCATTCCGTCGTGCAGAAGCCAAGTACTCATTTGAACAAACTGGCATTACTGCAACCGTTTATGGCGGTGAGTTGAATGGACAAACATTCTCTGATCCAGTTGTGGTTAAGCGTTTAGCACGTAAAGCTCAACTAGGAGAATCATTTAAGTTTGATAGAGAACGCTACAAGTCAGACGGTGTCTTTAGAAGCTCACCAAGAGCTTGGTTCACATATGCTCATGCATGTTTCGGACTGCTCTACTTATTTGGTCATTGGTGGCATGCTGCCCGGACTCTATACCGTGATACCTTTACTGGTGTTGATCCAGATATTGGTGATCAGGTCGAATTCGGTCTCTTCAAGAAACTTGGAGACGAAAGTACTCGCCGTGTACCTGGGCGTGCATAA
- a CDS encoding HAD family hydrolase has protein sequence MQELLLRGKSIGKIKGILFDKDGTLVNSEKHLIKLASQRILEAINICKQNNYSSRLISEIHLLLLKAYGLTLDGINPNGAIAIASRKDNLISTATVFSLVGEHWSKAVNYATYIFNKADETMAFSNHEYRYKELEPGLLNFINILHRNNIKLAIISNDSRNGIYTFLKDKKLEKKIPIFLGSDDNPQKPSPGAIKKVCKLINLKASECALIGDSDTDLKMASESNIAIILGYTGGWKTPPLLYEYHHMFHHWDELSLQQAYIIKS, from the coding sequence ATGCAAGAACTCCTTCTTAGGGGAAAGTCGATCGGGAAAATTAAAGGAATTTTATTTGATAAAGATGGTACATTAGTTAATAGCGAAAAGCACCTAATCAAGCTTGCTAGTCAAAGGATATTAGAGGCTATAAATATATGCAAACAAAACAATTACTCTTCGAGACTCATATCTGAGATACACCTCTTACTTCTGAAAGCTTATGGGCTAACACTTGATGGTATCAATCCTAATGGAGCAATTGCAATTGCTTCAAGAAAAGATAATTTAATATCTACAGCTACTGTTTTCTCGCTAGTTGGTGAACATTGGTCAAAAGCAGTAAATTATGCAACTTATATTTTCAACAAAGCAGATGAAACTATGGCTTTTTCAAATCATGAATATAGATACAAAGAACTTGAACCAGGACTGCTTAATTTTATTAATATCCTGCATAGAAATAATATAAAACTAGCAATCATTAGCAATGACTCTAGAAATGGAATTTATACTTTTTTAAAAGATAAAAAGCTAGAGAAAAAAATCCCAATTTTTTTGGGCTCTGATGACAATCCCCAAAAGCCTAGTCCAGGTGCTATTAAAAAGGTTTGTAAATTAATAAACTTAAAGGCTAGCGAATGTGCACTAATTGGAGATTCAGATACAGATTTAAAAATGGCCTCTGAAAGTAATATAGCTATCATTCTTGGATATACAGGAGGCTGGAAAACCCCTCCTTTACTATATGAATATCATCACATGTTTCACCATTGGGATGAATTGAGTTTACAACAAGCTTATATAATTAAAAGCTAG
- the prmC gene encoding peptide chain release factor N(5)-glutamine methyltransferase: MPLDTFYSSKQILNWRRDQLLKGGRAVDLDWLLDIGGGLGWSTVQKIKIFQNTSHKLDFSLDELALLWTKHLNDHTPLQYLLGRCPWRDFELEVNSSALIPRQETELLVDIALNKALSLGNNFSRWADLGTGSGALAVALGRSLPDSYGHAVDCSKDALELAKKNIKGLVMNAEILLHLGYWWEPLRSWWGEFDLVVANPPYISNAKLQDLDLVVRDHEPHLALSGGKDGMNSLREIVQGAMKGLRKGGWLLLEHDFDQSDSILELLRNEGLDKVNFENDLEGVRRFALARHP, from the coding sequence ATGCCTTTAGACACATTTTATTCCTCAAAACAAATCTTGAATTGGAGAAGAGATCAGTTATTAAAAGGAGGTAGAGCTGTAGATCTTGATTGGTTGTTAGATATAGGAGGAGGACTAGGTTGGAGTACAGTCCAAAAGATAAAAATTTTTCAAAATACTAGTCATAAGCTTGATTTTTCACTTGATGAGCTTGCTTTGCTTTGGACTAAACATTTAAATGATCACACTCCACTTCAGTATCTTTTGGGGAGGTGTCCATGGAGAGATTTTGAGTTAGAAGTAAACTCTTCTGCTTTGATACCTCGCCAAGAAACAGAACTTTTGGTCGATATAGCTTTAAATAAAGCTCTATCCTTAGGTAATAATTTTTCAAGATGGGCAGATCTAGGTACAGGCTCAGGTGCACTTGCAGTTGCTTTAGGAAGATCTTTGCCTGACTCGTATGGCCATGCAGTTGATTGCAGTAAAGATGCGCTTGAGCTGGCTAAAAAAAATATAAAAGGATTAGTAATGAATGCTGAGATTCTTTTGCACTTAGGTTATTGGTGGGAGCCTTTAAGATCCTGGTGGGGTGAATTTGATTTGGTTGTTGCAAATCCTCCTTATATTAGTAATGCAAAATTGCAAGATCTTGATTTAGTGGTTAGAGATCATGAACCACATTTGGCACTTTCTGGAGGCAAGGATGGCATGAACTCTTTACGCGAAATTGTTCAAGGAGCTATGAAAGGCCTCCGGAAGGGAGGATGGTTGTTATTGGAACATGATTTTGACCAAAGTGATTCGATTCTGGAACTTTTAAGGAATGAAGGTTTAGATAAAGTTAATTTTGAAAATGATCTTGAAGGTGTTCGTCGGTTTGCATTGGCTAGGCATCCTTAA
- a CDS encoding HD domain-containing protein, translating to MASRTYYDPLHKGITLDEKIPEEAMVINLIDSEPFQRLRRIKQLGPASLTFHGAESSRFTHSLGVFHIARIALTRLIKINPELIKYRGLLYASSLLHDIGHGPLSHTSEEMFDLKHEHWSGQIIRNHKEIGLILNNLQSSLSHDTANLIQGNEVECKLIKTLVSSQLDCDRLDYLMRDSHSCGINYGQIDLERILSALTIAPDGDLAINPKGILAVEHYLVVRNLMYRSVYNHRLNEVCNWLLEKIIKTAKKLGPNKIWSDKCLAEWLWNSSNMDLQTFLENDDIRTNYHIMKWEKESPEPLKSLCKNFIHRRLSKAVNIEDFNNEDQLIILSKIRSFSEAHGLDPNLSCGLRHNNFLGYHPYKSGLRIWDGENLNAIEQKSLLIEKLISPSNNAWLIYPKSIHSKVEKLLVGFRKFQRNL from the coding sequence ATGGCATCAAGGACTTATTACGACCCTCTACACAAGGGGATAACGCTCGATGAGAAAATCCCGGAAGAAGCAATGGTTATAAATTTGATTGATTCAGAGCCATTCCAAAGACTTAGAAGAATAAAGCAACTTGGTCCAGCCTCGTTAACTTTTCACGGGGCAGAATCAAGCAGGTTCACGCATTCACTTGGAGTATTTCACATTGCACGAATAGCATTAACCCGATTAATAAAAATAAATCCAGAATTAATTAAATATCGTGGGCTCTTATATGCATCATCTCTTTTACATGATATTGGACATGGTCCATTAAGTCACACCAGTGAAGAAATGTTTGATTTAAAGCATGAACACTGGTCAGGGCAAATAATAAGAAATCATAAGGAGATTGGATTGATACTAAATAATCTACAAAGTTCACTAAGTCATGACACTGCCAACCTAATCCAAGGCAATGAAGTTGAGTGTAAATTAATTAAAACATTAGTTAGCAGCCAATTAGATTGCGATCGACTTGATTATCTAATGAGAGATAGTCATAGTTGTGGTATCAATTATGGTCAAATTGATTTAGAAAGAATATTATCTGCATTAACAATTGCTCCAGATGGTGATCTTGCAATTAATCCAAAAGGAATATTAGCTGTAGAACATTATTTAGTGGTTAGAAATTTAATGTACAGAAGTGTTTACAATCACCGTTTAAATGAGGTTTGCAATTGGTTGCTTGAAAAGATTATTAAAACGGCAAAAAAACTAGGCCCTAATAAAATTTGGTCAGACAAATGCTTAGCAGAATGGTTATGGAATTCAAGTAATATGGACCTTCAAACATTCTTAGAAAATGATGATATAAGAACGAATTATCATATAATGAAATGGGAGAAAGAATCACCCGAGCCACTTAAATCACTTTGCAAAAATTTTATTCATAGAAGACTATCAAAAGCTGTAAATATTGAAGATTTTAACAATGAAGACCAGTTGATCATCCTTTCAAAAATAAGGTCTTTTTCAGAAGCTCATGGCCTTGATCCGAACTTAAGCTGCGGCCTTAGACATAATAATTTCCTGGGCTATCACCCTTATAAAAGTGGCTTAAGAATATGGGATGGTGAAAATCTCAATGCAATAGAACAAAAGTCATTACTAATAGAAAAATTAATAAGCCCTTCTAATAATGCATGGCTTATTTACCCTAAATCAATTCACAGTAAAGTAGAAAAACTTTTAGTAGGATTCAGAAAGTTTCAAAGAAATTTATAA
- the minD gene encoding septum site-determining protein MinD, with the protein MESDTRVILICSGKGGVGKTTLTANLGISLARQGSPTAVLDADFGLRNLDLLLGLENRIVYTAQEVLEENCRLDQALVRHKQEPNLSLLPAGNPRMLDWLTPEDMKKIVEMLSSKFDYVLIDCPAGVEDGFKNAVAASKEAIVVTNPEVSAVRDADRVIGLLNTNGIKPIQLVLNRVRPKMMENQEMLSIDDVTDILALPLLGLVLEDEQVIVSTNRGEPLTLSGSQSPAARCYSNIAGRLKGEQIPLIDPSKEGTGFRDKFRRLMQTKIF; encoded by the coding sequence GTGGAATCAGATACAAGAGTGATTCTTATTTGCTCAGGCAAAGGAGGGGTTGGCAAAACAACTCTTACGGCCAATCTAGGCATTTCTCTAGCAAGGCAAGGTTCCCCAACTGCTGTTTTAGACGCTGATTTTGGCTTGCGTAATTTAGATTTATTACTAGGGCTAGAAAACCGTATTGTCTATACAGCTCAAGAGGTTTTAGAAGAAAATTGCAGGCTAGATCAGGCTTTAGTTCGACATAAACAAGAACCAAATTTGTCTCTTTTGCCTGCTGGAAATCCAAGGATGTTGGATTGGCTTACCCCAGAAGACATGAAAAAAATAGTGGAAATGCTCAGCAGCAAATTTGATTATGTTCTAATTGATTGTCCTGCAGGAGTGGAAGATGGTTTTAAGAATGCTGTGGCAGCATCAAAAGAAGCCATTGTAGTAACCAATCCTGAAGTCTCAGCAGTTAGAGATGCTGATAGGGTTATTGGTTTATTAAATACAAATGGAATCAAACCAATTCAATTGGTTTTAAATAGGGTTCGTCCCAAAATGATGGAAAATCAAGAAATGTTATCCATTGATGATGTAACGGATATATTGGCACTTCCACTACTAGGACTTGTACTAGAAGACGAGCAAGTGATTGTTAGTACCAATAGAGGAGAACCTTTAACACTTAGTGGCAGTCAATCTCCAGCAGCAAGATGCTATTCCAATATTGCAGGAAGGCTTAAAGGGGAACAAATCCCATTGATAGATCCTTCTAAAGAAGGAACTGGATTTCGAGACAAGTTCCGTCGTTTGATGCAAACAAAAATTTTTTAA
- the minE gene encoding cell division topological specificity factor MinE — protein sequence MMTLRDILNKLFGRQPASAAKARERLQLVLAHDRSDLSPDLLDQMREEILKVVAKYVEIDMDGGAVSLETEDRMTALVANLPIKRTLTGEIKMKEKQSTETSEEVPNQASIES from the coding sequence ATCATGACCTTAAGAGACATCCTCAACAAATTATTTGGGCGACAACCTGCAAGTGCCGCAAAAGCTAGGGAAAGGCTTCAATTAGTACTTGCTCATGACAGATCTGATCTTAGTCCAGATCTTCTTGATCAAATGAGAGAAGAAATTCTAAAGGTAGTTGCTAAATATGTAGAGATAGATATGGATGGTGGGGCAGTAAGCCTGGAAACAGAAGATAGAATGACTGCATTAGTAGCAAATTTACCTATCAAAAGAACCCTAACAGGAGAAATAAAAATGAAAGAAAAACAATCTACTGAGACATCAGAAGAAGTCCCCAACCAAGCCTCTATTGAAAGCTGA